The Helicobacter cetorum MIT 00-7128 region AGTTGCAATTCAAAATGATGGCGTCCACGCCGATAATCAATTTTAGCGTTGCCATAACCCATATAATCAATTAAATTAGGATTAGATTGATTATATGGGATATAAGGCCAATAGGCAACCATAATTTTTAGCCCTCCCTTTTTCCATACTAAGCGAAATACCGGGCGCTGACCTGCACTCACAGAACGGCATCCCCCCCAACGCACATTTTTTTGTCCGTTATAATCTTTGACTTCAACAGGCTGTCCGGGAAATTGGTTTTCTGGCTTTCCTTGGCTAAAGGGTTGATAGCATGCAGCCCCGCCTACGCCATTAGAGATATGTTGCCAACCTATCCATAGCTCAGCAAAATTCCCAATTTTACCTCCAAAAGGTTCAAAGTTGATAGGATAGACATAGATGAGCTCTGGCATATAATTAACCATACGCATAGGAGCAGATTGTGGGTCATTATAGATTTGAAACCAATTGGTTTGGGTGTAGGCTAAAAACAATGTGCCTTTAGTCCAAAGAAGATGTTTGAAAACGGGCATTTTAAAACTAATTTGGAATTTAAAATCGTTCCTTTGATAGGGGTTGATATTGGGGTGATACCATTCATAAATGGGGGTAAAGCTATGATAAATGGGTAAAAAATAAGTGCCTTGATAATCAATAAGTTCTAAATACCTTTTAGCAAATCTTGCCCAAGATTTTTCTTTAGGAGTTTCTTTT contains the following coding sequences:
- a CDS encoding phospholipase A, coding for MRIKFLCFFLIACQLQGKKSDLDYDYYLRKQDLHLIRTKNNLDNAWYLAPKETPKEKSWARFAKRYLELIDYQGTYFLPIYHSFTPIYEWYHPNINPYQRNDFKFQISFKMPVFKHLLWTKGTLFLAYTQTNWFQIYNDPQSAPMRMVNYMPELIYVYPINFEPFGGKIGNFAELWIGWQHISNGVGGAACYQPFSQGKPENQFPGQPVEVKDYNGQKNVRWGGCRSVSAGQRPVFRLVWKKGGLKIMVAYWPYIPYNQSNPNLIDYMGYGNAKIDYRRGRHHFELQLYDIFTQYWRYKRWHGAFRLGYTYRINPYVGIYAQWFNGYGDGLYEYDVYSNRLGIGIRLNP